The Vigna angularis cultivar LongXiaoDou No.4 chromosome 9, ASM1680809v1, whole genome shotgun sequence DNA window ATAAAAGAGTTTGTGATTGtattaaatattcttatattCTAATTCTGTTTTATTGCATCAAAATCTAAACTTGTAGCTTATATTGCATTAATGTTCATCTTCTACACAACCAATTATTTAGTGATAGTTTGTTTATTAACTTAGATGGCTTACAACGTTGTCAAGTTATGGTGGTGATAAATAATGTTtctttaacaataataattgatGTATTTCTTACTTAAGATAGTAGCGTCAGATTCAAATTCTGAACTATTTATGTAATGAAAGACAAGacaattttatttgtttcaatcagataaaatattatgaatacGTTCTGATTCAAACTCAAAATTACtgattaaagttaaataattttttgttatataatctAGAAATGTAAAATCTAAATCCttaaattttatacaatatCAGTTTCCCATATAACAAAGTCCTTAATTCAAATGATATTGAtttgataatttgttttttatttttaaatatgccATGTTTGATTATTGCTGatgaaaaacattgaaaaagagactttataaaggaaaaaaaagtagTATATAGATTTTCCCAATGAAacgttattttatttattattactattgttTTAATGGTGACACTAAATACTATTATCATGCTATTAcgttattttataacaattatattttttttataatactaatattcttattattatattgaaaaaaattatctttaattaattgattaactaatatttataaatattataattttaatacattatatatttataaatattataaattatgatattgtaaatttttaaatgttaaagtAAGGAGACATTGTAGGATAGAGATGTTACAGTATTGATGTATATAATTGTGATCAATAAAAgactttcatttaaaaaatattttgataaattttaattaagaaataatataaaagactatcgacaaaaaaatattatcaatattgatatttttgaatttttaacattagttttatatttagataatttttccgttttttgataattaaaatgttttatttcaacaagaaaaaaaaattaaaatttaataaattggaattaatttatcttaataaaatatttaaaaggtgaaataatttgaaacaataaacttaTTTTGCAACAAATTTTGTCTATAAAGAAGAGCATTAAACCTTTTACTTGTTCTTAATGACAATATAATAGATTCCTATAACCTAAACATAGATGAGAATAAGAAGTGCCAATgcacacaacaacaaaaaattaagaaattaaataattagtattttaaagCTACCATTCTGAAAAGGATGTTACCCAACCACCATTCCAAAACTTTAGGGTTTGTCTTAGATCTAAGAACTCATTGATGGCAAATATTTAGGAATTTGAAGTTTTGGTGGCAATCATTGATCTAATCTTGAGGAAACAACACACTTACATATTATATAAActgattttcttttacatttcaAATTATTGGGACAATGTGTAATTATTAATGTACATTATactaaaaaagtaatataaaatttgtgagaacaACTACATAGATCCATCCcaatttagtgaaaaaaaaacaaataaataaattaagaatcttAGTTAAAATCAATACTTTCTCacacatcaatttttttatatttatttaatatatatttttaattattttattattgtaacgtgttaaatgaatgtaaactTGTATTGGCGtgtccttacttaataaaaaaagaaaaataagaaaaataatactttaatctacataattattttacattaatttaatattactctttcttattttgtatttatttttattaaaaatttataaaatttattcttttataccATTTTATCCTAtgtatcaaatgaatataaatgtatatCATATTACCTTTACTCATAAAAAAACTGTTTCATGCTTCATGTTACCTGCTTCGTCCATTCTTCATGTTACCGtagtttttaaaaatcaaatttttataaatttttggaAAACCCAATAGAAACTTGAGAGACTAAAACAACACAATTTCAATAGCAAGATATTAAAGTTGGAATATTAAGCcaaacaaagttaattttttttttaaaattcagtctTTGCCTGTGGGGTTGTACTGAGACAACTATGTCCAAACTACCAAATAGTATAAGATACTctcaaaagacaaaaaattatatataaaaaataaaataaaaaagtaagaaaaagaaaagtaagaagaattagaataaaataaagtagtttACTTGCCAACTGTGATATAGATTCAGTACATTTACAACTAGTCAACAACACTTGATGCATTGAGAAAAATGCATGGAATGAATCAAACAGCAGCAGCTAGCTGTTGTTGATTTTGATGAGAAGATTCATCTTCATTGAAGCAGAAGtgagtttttaatgattttcctgCAAAACTCAGAGGTTGCATCAGCACCATTTCTCTTTGAAGATGGACACAGTATGCTTCAAAGCTTCCTGGGCTCACATTCATGTGAAAACCTAAACCAAACAGAAAATCCAACTCAAGAACATTCATCTCTCTTTTGCTGATTCCTCCAACTTTCGCATAGTATGCATTGTTGTAGTACCTGAAAATCATCAATGTCATAAAAAATCTTTCTTAGTCTTTGATATAAATTctgtttaaattgaattaaagttaaaattcattaaaacttATGAAGATTCATTTTCATTAACACAGTATTTatttacctatatatatatatatatatatatatatatatatatatatatgtatatgtatataattaaagAAGAGATATATTTGCTGGATATGTGCAGTAAACTAATGGGATCACATGGGTGATTGTCTATTCTCAATGGAAAGCCAGCTGGCCATAGTATTTTTCACAAgcaacattatattttttaaggaaATATTCTTATCATAAACACAAAACTTTACGTCAGTGGGGATCCTAGAAGATTAAAAAACGCACCccaaaaggaaaaagatataaTCTTTTTTAGGTAAACTACAATTCACAATCTGGGGTTTTAAGATCTTTCATTTTTCTGCAGGTAACTGTAATTTACaggaaaaaacaaagaaacaagaATAGAGAAGTAAGACCAAGATCATTCATCATTTGTTAACTTAAAATTATGTCTCTAATAAGTttcagaattcagaaaaacagtTTTTGAAAGTCTGTCAAGAACATTGAGACAGTTATAATGGATGCTTGATTTCTATATGGAAAACTATTTTCTAACATTTTCAAAAAGTTAGACACCTCCACCATGATCATGCAATATCTACcagttgttttctttttcaaaaacctcttttcaaagttttgaatgaaaaattgaTCCTTAAGTATTGCATAAaactcagaaaaaaaataagaaaaaattccCTTCTAATAACTTTCCTAGCTTCTAAACAACCAAAGATTTCATCAGCAGTTATTACAGACACGCACATCaaagtttcaaaatttagaaaacTGACAAAACCCAGAATATGAAAatctgttttttctttattagtttCCACCAAGAACAGCTCCcaacttaaaaaatgaaagattttTCCGATCTCACGAAAGGGTAATTCTCCATTTATGTGATCATGGAGGAAAGTAGATTTTGTTGAAATGAAGAAAGTTTTGAGTAGTGAGATACGATCgatgagagaaagagagactgACATGTCATCCATGAATTTGGCAGCTACCATGACACTCGTGATCAACAGTCTATGCACATTGAAGGAGTTGATGGGGAGAGAGGGTTGTCTCTGAGTGAAACGATCGAGGTAGACATATGCAACGATGAAACACGAAGGGCTGCAATTAGCGTACTTGAAGATTCTTTCAAGGTAGTTCTGGATTGAGATGTTTGGTCGTGTCAAGCCATGGAACACTGAGATCTTGTGCTGCTGTTGAAGCTTCTGGTTGTGATCGTTTGATTCAGCTACCTTTTCCAGCATGGAGGAGAGGAAAGTGATCACTTTTGGCATCACACTTGGACTCTCCTCCTCTGCCATGAACACTATCACAAGGTTTTGATGTaacaaatgtttcaaattttcatGATGTGGGTTCtgtctgtgtgtgtgtatatatatatatatatatatatatatatatatatatatatatatatatatatatagagtcAATTTTCTATGCTATTCTATGCAATGCACTAAGAAGTTAAGTTAAAAGCAACATGGTCCACcatatatagatagataattCCATTATTTAAAGTATGTCTTGTTGGAAGTATGATTTCTAATGATGTGAATGgagaaaattttatttggaaaatgagttttattttttgtgacaTCTTAGTAAAGAAATAATTAGTCTTTGTCTGACTATTTAGAATATAGTTCGTAAAAAGAATATATGTTGAAGgaagttattataaatattttattaaaagtttaattattttccaGTGAGAGATAATATTAACGAGATTAATATAAGAGTAACATTATTTTCCACTCAAAACTTTCAGAGAATGAATTTAtgagttttgtttattttccttACATGAGACTTACTCTTAAATTCTCAATATtattaatctttatttatattttaatataataaatgacttgtttttttattttgtcctcTTAAACTTATAAGTATCTCTGGGCCATGTGATGCAAAAAATGTTCACGCATGTATGAAAACAAGGCGGTGttcttttcttataatttttagttgcatGAATTTGGTCCCTTTTTCCCTTTAATTTTCAATCTCTCAATATTCTAATTATGTAATTTAGTTTATCTGATAACCTAACTTTCAATGCTTAACaaaaatgttgatgtttttttttaatcgtgcaactatattttaattaaagtgtCACATTAATATTCTTTAACAAATATTATGATAGAGTAAAATTGCATACTTAAAAAAGTAGGTGAactaaaattacaattaatccttttatatatatatatatatatatatatatatatatatatatatatatatatatatatagtgagAGAAAGAGATAAAGAGAGAGATTGTTAGGGTGGGTATAGTTTTGTTGATGGAAAAATGGTCCTATTAGTTTAAATAATGGCTTACAAGTTGGCACATAATTGGTGGTATGTGTCCTTTTTGTGGGGTTTGAGATGGGTaatgattttgattttctttctccAAATTAGATTAATTAGTGATCTAATTTATTGTTTGtggttaatttaattttgtgagGATGGAAAAATGGCATGTCATATGTGATATATATACCCTTGCATGTGATTACATGTGGGGAATTTGAGACTCTTGTGTAAAGGTCCCACCATTTATAGACCCTTGCATGTGTTTTTATTCTACTTCAAGTGGCTTACATTACATGAATTTCCTATGTTGCTCCACACCATAACTATACTatgcttttcttcttttatttatttatatacatatatattgcATTCCCTTAAGATAAAGGAAAAGACTATAGAGGTGGTGCTTTTTGTTAAAGATTGGTTCTTGTGACCCAAATGAACTCCAAAGGTTGAATGATGGTGTTCTTT harbors:
- the LOC108347169 gene encoding cyclin-U4-1 produces the protein MAEEESPSVMPKVITFLSSMLEKVAESNDHNQKLQQQHKISVFHGLTRPNISIQNYLERIFKYANCSPSCFIVAYVYLDRFTQRQPSLPINSFNVHRLLITSVMVAAKFMDDMYYNNAYYAKVGGISKREMNVLELDFLFGLGFHMNVSPGSFEAYCVHLQREMVLMQPLSFAGKSLKTHFCFNEDESSHQNQQQLAAAV